Proteins found in one Streptomyces sp. NBC_00461 genomic segment:
- a CDS encoding thiolase family protein — translation MPDEVYLIDGARTPQGRHRGALASVRPDDLAALVVGEAVRRSGVPADAVDEVILGAANQAGEDNRDVARMAVLLAGLPHTVPGYTVNRLCASGLTAVASAAQTIRAGEADLVVAGGVESMTRAPWVTAKPGTPWAPPGETYDTPLGWRFTNPRFPAATTLSMGETAEELAALDGITRLEADAFALRSHRRAEAAQKAGRFDKEIVPVPVEEGEVTQDEGPRPATSLEKLGGLRTSFRRDGIVTAGNSSPLSDGAAALVVASGAAVERYGLTPRARVVTTASAGVDPRLMGLGPVPATARALERAGWTVDDLDAVEVNEAFASQVLAVVRRLKLDEDRVNADGGAIALGHPLGCSGARIVLTLLGRMEREDAQRGLATMCVGVGQGVSMLVERV, via the coding sequence ATGCCTGACGAGGTCTATCTGATCGACGGGGCCCGCACCCCGCAGGGCCGCCACCGCGGTGCCCTGGCCTCCGTACGCCCCGACGACCTGGCCGCTCTCGTCGTCGGCGAGGCGGTACGGCGCTCCGGTGTCCCGGCCGACGCCGTCGACGAGGTGATCCTCGGCGCCGCCAATCAGGCCGGCGAGGACAACCGGGACGTGGCCCGGATGGCGGTGCTGCTGGCCGGTCTGCCCCACACCGTGCCCGGATACACCGTCAACCGGCTGTGCGCCTCCGGGCTGACAGCCGTCGCGTCAGCCGCCCAGACGATAAGGGCGGGTGAGGCCGACCTGGTCGTGGCGGGCGGAGTGGAGTCGATGACCCGCGCCCCCTGGGTGACGGCCAAGCCCGGCACGCCATGGGCCCCGCCCGGCGAGACGTACGACACCCCGCTCGGCTGGCGGTTCACCAACCCGCGTTTCCCCGCCGCGACCACCCTGTCGATGGGCGAGACCGCCGAGGAACTCGCCGCCCTGGACGGCATCACGCGCCTGGAAGCGGATGCCTTCGCGCTGCGCAGCCACCGGCGCGCGGAGGCCGCCCAGAAGGCAGGCCGCTTCGACAAGGAGATCGTCCCGGTGCCGGTGGAGGAGGGCGAGGTGACCCAGGACGAGGGACCTCGGCCGGCCACCTCGCTGGAGAAACTGGGCGGGCTGCGGACCTCCTTCCGCAGGGACGGGATCGTCACCGCGGGCAACTCCTCCCCCCTGTCCGACGGGGCCGCGGCCCTGGTGGTGGCGAGCGGGGCGGCGGTCGAACGGTACGGGCTCACCCCCCGGGCCCGCGTCGTCACCACCGCCTCGGCCGGGGTCGACCCTCGCCTGATGGGACTCGGGCCCGTGCCGGCCACCGCGAGGGCGCTGGAGCGGGCGGGCTGGACGGTCGACGATCTCGACGCGGTCGAGGTGAACGAGGCGTTCGCCTCCCAGGTACTGGCGGTCGTCCGCCGGCTGAAGCTCGACGAGGACCGCGTCAACGCCGACGGCGGCGCCATCGCCCTCGGCCACCCGCTGGGCTGCTCCGGCGCCCGCATCGTGCTCACCCTGCTCGGCCGCATGGAACGCGAGGACGCCCAGCGGGGCCTGGCGACCATGTGCGTGGGCGTCGGGCAGGGCGTCTCGATGCTCGTGGAGCGCGTATGA
- the paaN gene encoding phenylacetic acid degradation protein PaaN has product MTTDQHPDFFVRHAELLDQAVAGAADRGYWTPYPEAPSASAYGAGAPDLGEAAFRDLLDHPFSLEGHPTTGTVPATEVSPYGFPLGVSYPALVPEVAVATAKAAAAAWRRASPDTRAGVAAEILARLNAASFEIAHAVQHTTGQPFMMAFQAGGPHAQDRGLEAVAYAWNEQKRHAVAARWSKPQRKGGPLVMDKTFTPVGRGVAVLIACNTFPTWNGYPGFFASLVTGNPVVVKPHRRAVLPLAITVRIAREVLAEAGFDPDVVLLAAEKPEERTAPALATHPDVRIVDFTGSSEFGDWLETNARQAVVHTEKAGLNTVVVDSTEDYAGLLRNLAFSLSLYSGQMCTTPQNILVPREGFPTDQGRRTADAFAADLGAALDKLLGDPARAAATLGAIVNEGVLKRVEEAAALGRTAHPSGELAHPDFQDAVVRSPLVVRLEAEAEADQDAYTSEWFGPVCFVIGTDSTAHGLRLLHDCVRQYGALTASVYATDEAVLEAARTTALEAGVHLSENLTGQVFVNQSAAFSDFHGTAANPAANAALTDPAFVTGRFSVLQSRRHATAEEQVNA; this is encoded by the coding sequence GTGACCACCGATCAACACCCCGACTTCTTCGTCCGCCACGCGGAACTGCTCGACCAGGCGGTGGCGGGCGCCGCCGACCGCGGCTACTGGACGCCGTACCCCGAAGCCCCCAGCGCCTCCGCGTACGGAGCCGGGGCGCCCGACCTGGGCGAGGCCGCCTTCCGCGACCTCCTCGACCACCCCTTCTCCCTTGAGGGGCACCCCACCACCGGCACTGTTCCCGCGACCGAGGTTTCGCCCTACGGCTTCCCGCTCGGCGTCAGTTACCCGGCACTGGTGCCCGAGGTGGCCGTCGCGACGGCCAAGGCCGCCGCCGCGGCCTGGCGCCGCGCAAGCCCCGACACCCGGGCCGGCGTCGCGGCCGAGATCCTCGCACGGCTGAACGCGGCGAGCTTCGAGATCGCGCACGCCGTCCAGCACACCACCGGCCAGCCCTTCATGATGGCGTTCCAGGCCGGCGGTCCGCACGCCCAGGACCGGGGCCTCGAAGCGGTCGCGTACGCGTGGAACGAGCAGAAGCGCCACGCGGTCGCGGCCCGCTGGAGCAAGCCGCAGCGCAAGGGCGGCCCGCTCGTCATGGACAAGACCTTCACCCCCGTGGGGCGGGGTGTGGCAGTGCTGATCGCCTGCAACACCTTCCCCACCTGGAACGGGTATCCAGGATTCTTCGCGAGCCTGGTCACCGGCAATCCGGTGGTCGTCAAGCCGCACCGACGCGCCGTGCTTCCCCTGGCGATCACCGTGCGGATCGCCCGTGAGGTGCTGGCGGAGGCCGGCTTCGATCCGGATGTGGTGCTGCTCGCCGCCGAAAAGCCCGAGGAGCGCACCGCTCCCGCCCTGGCCACCCACCCCGACGTGCGCATCGTGGACTTCACCGGCTCAAGCGAGTTCGGCGACTGGCTGGAGACCAACGCCCGCCAGGCCGTCGTCCACACCGAGAAGGCGGGTCTCAACACCGTCGTCGTGGACTCGACGGAGGACTACGCGGGGCTGCTGCGCAACCTGGCGTTCTCCCTGTCGCTCTACAGCGGCCAGATGTGCACCACCCCGCAGAACATCCTCGTCCCCCGCGAGGGCTTCCCGACCGACCAGGGGCGGCGTACGGCCGACGCGTTCGCCGCCGACCTGGGCGCCGCCCTGGACAAGCTGCTCGGTGACCCGGCGCGTGCGGCCGCCACCCTCGGCGCGATCGTGAACGAGGGTGTACTCAAGCGCGTGGAGGAGGCGGCCGCGCTCGGCCGTACCGCGCATCCGTCGGGGGAACTCGCCCACCCGGACTTCCAGGACGCGGTCGTCCGTTCCCCGCTGGTGGTCCGGCTCGAGGCCGAGGCCGAGGCCGACCAGGACGCCTACACCAGTGAGTGGTTCGGGCCGGTCTGTTTCGTCATCGGCACCGACTCCACCGCGCACGGTCTGCGACTGCTTCACGACTGCGTGCGGCAGTACGGCGCGCTGACCGCTTCCGTGTACGCGACCGACGAGGCCGTGCTGGAGGCGGCGCGGACGACCGCCCTGGAAGCGGGCGTGCACCTGTCGGAGAACCTGACCGGCCAAGTGTTCGTCAACCAGTCCGCCGCGTTCAGCGACTTCCACGGCACAGCGGCCAACCCCGCCGCGAACGCCGCCCTCACCGACCCGGCGTTCGTCACTGGACGCTTCTCGGTCCTTCAGTCCCGCCGTCACGCCACCGCCGAGGAGCAGGTCAATGCCTGA
- a CDS encoding dihydrolipoamide acetyltransferase family protein — protein sequence MTTATLQEQLFRLPDLGEGLTEAEIVEWKVAVGDTVTIDQIVIEVETAKAAVEVPVPYAGTVLRLHAEAGTALAVGEPLITVGAGVPGEAEGTAGGSGDPSPGGPAAGSASADPAADRYREEEQAGSGNVLIGYGTGHGPAPRRRRRRTGAATGGGTGTEAAQPFGPHAPRVVSPLVRRMAREHGIDLAGVAPSGPAGIVLRRDVEQAVARVRQTSTDPEAAPVAPAQQASADLTPAPQGRPAADGPQRIPLRGVRRAVADKLSRSRTEIPDATTWVDVDATGLLQAKKALEAAEPGRRIGLLALLARICVAGLRRFPELNSTVDTERREILRFNEVHLGFAAQTERGLVVPVVRDAHLMTTVQLALELARLTELARAGSLPPDRLTGGTFTLNNYGVFGVDGSTPIINHPEAALLGAGRIVDKPWVVDGALAVRRVMQLSFSFDHRVCDGGVAGGFLRYVADCVERPAILLADA from the coding sequence ATGACCACCGCAACGCTCCAGGAGCAGCTGTTCCGGCTGCCCGACCTCGGCGAGGGCCTGACCGAGGCCGAGATCGTCGAGTGGAAGGTCGCGGTCGGTGACACGGTGACGATCGACCAGATCGTCATCGAGGTCGAGACCGCCAAGGCCGCGGTCGAGGTGCCGGTCCCGTACGCGGGCACGGTGCTGCGACTGCATGCGGAGGCGGGCACGGCGTTGGCGGTGGGAGAACCACTGATCACGGTGGGTGCCGGAGTCCCGGGCGAGGCCGAAGGCACGGCTGGGGGCTCGGGCGATCCGTCGCCCGGCGGGCCCGCCGCCGGATCCGCGTCGGCAGACCCCGCCGCGGATCGGTACCGCGAGGAGGAACAGGCCGGGTCCGGCAACGTTCTGATCGGCTACGGCACCGGCCACGGCCCGGCACCGCGTCGCCGCCGCCGACGCACGGGTGCCGCGACAGGAGGCGGCACGGGCACGGAGGCGGCGCAGCCCTTCGGGCCGCACGCTCCCCGGGTGGTCTCGCCCCTCGTACGGCGGATGGCACGGGAGCACGGGATCGATCTCGCCGGGGTGGCGCCCTCCGGTCCCGCAGGCATCGTCCTGCGACGAGACGTGGAGCAGGCCGTCGCGCGGGTCCGGCAAACGTCGACGGACCCGGAGGCGGCACCGGTCGCTCCTGCCCAGCAGGCGTCGGCGGACCTGACCCCCGCACCACAGGGGCGGCCGGCGGCGGACGGCCCGCAACGCATCCCGTTGCGCGGAGTGCGCCGCGCCGTGGCGGACAAGCTCTCCCGCAGCCGGACCGAGATCCCCGACGCCACCACCTGGGTCGATGTGGACGCGACCGGACTGCTCCAGGCCAAGAAGGCACTTGAGGCCGCCGAACCTGGCCGCCGCATCGGGCTGCTGGCCTTGCTGGCGCGCATCTGCGTTGCCGGGCTGAGACGCTTCCCGGAGCTGAACTCCACGGTGGACACCGAGCGGCGGGAGATCCTCCGCTTCAACGAGGTGCACCTCGGCTTCGCCGCCCAGACCGAGCGCGGCCTGGTCGTCCCCGTCGTCCGCGATGCCCATCTCATGACGACCGTACAACTGGCCCTCGAACTGGCCCGGTTGACCGAGCTCGCCCGCGCAGGAAGCCTGCCGCCCGATCGTCTGACGGGTGGGACCTTCACCCTCAACAACTACGGCGTGTTCGGCGTCGACGGATCCACGCCCATCATCAACCACCCTGAGGCCGCGCTGCTCGGAGCGGGTCGCATCGTGGACAAGCCGTGGGTGGTGGACGGCGCGCTGGCCGTGCGCAGGGTCATGCAGCTCTCCTTCAGCTTCGACCACCGGGTCTGCGACGGCGGTGTGGCCGGCGGGTTCCTGCGCTACGTGGCCGACTGCGTGGAACGCCCCGCGATCCTGCTCGCCGACGCCTGA